The window TATTTTTTGTAAACCTCGGCATTTTTAGCTTCTTGGATTTTTTGAATGTTCTGTTCATATTTTTGGCTTAGCTTTTTTATATTTTGTTCTATAGTTTTCTGAAGATATTGGCGTTTTTCAATAAATAGTGTGTATTGTTCTTTTTTAAAATAGTACTCGTCTATACACGAATTTAAATTTTCAAAATGTTTCTTAGAGTAATTAGTGTAACACTTCAAGTCGACAGCATAAAAATCTACAACATTTCCTTTTTCAGTATATAGCGTTGGAAGTATTTCCCCTTTTTCGACTATATAATATAATAATTCTTTTAAAGTATCAAAAATCCTTTTAATTGTATTCGCATTTTCAAAACTTTTTTCAAAAACTTGTGCACGCAAGATAACTTCAATTGCAAATTGTTTGCTAATTCCTGAAAGATTATCGGTCAGAATATTTTCTGGACTTTTGTTTGAGGATTTGAAAAAAGAGACAAATTCATCAAACGAGATTTCAGTAGGATTTTTCTTTGTCAAAACTGGTGGTAAAGAATATTTAACTCCAGGTAGAATTGGTCTTGGTGAGTCTTCAAATGACAGCCTTTTTATTGCATCAATAATTTTGTAATTGGAGTCTATCAAAAATATATTGCTGTGCCTTCCCATCATTTCGAATACGATATACTTTACTTCTGTGTCACCCAGCTCACTCTTTGTCTCAAACTCTATCTTCAAAATTCTTTCTAACCCTTCCTGATAAATTCCGATAATCCTTGCTCCAAGTAAATTCTTGCGCAAAATCATGCAGAAATTTGGAGCAACGTCTGGGTTTTTCTTTTGCCTTTCTGTGAAGTATATCCTTGGGAGAGAAGGATTTGCAGAGATAATAAGTTTTTTTGTTTTTCCAAGCTTGTAAATATAAAGGTTTACTTCAAACTGATTTGGCTGATATATCCTTTCAACTTTACCATCTACAAGCTCCAAAATTAATTCTTTTTTAAGCACACTTAGAACAACTCCGTCAAATGGCATCTTTTAGCTTCCTCCATTATTGTAAATGTCGTTTTGTTCAAAAAATCGGTTTTTGTCTTCTGCTGATTTGAGAGCAAATAAAAATCCCAAAAACAGCCAGAAATATGTTGTCATCATAGGAACTTCAAAGATGTTTTCAACGATATTGTGCAGCAAGACTGTTGCAAGACCTATGAGTACTCCGCTTGCTATATTCTTCAGTTCTTTCGAGTGCAGATGTTTTACAGTTCTTGCAGCAAGCAAAAGCCCTACTATAAACACTAAAATCATAATGCCTACTCCAATAATTCCCATTTCAACAGCACTTTTCAGATAAAAATTATCTACGTAAAACGCATTGGCTATATTTCTCTTTGCAACCGCACCGCCAAATCTTCCAAATCCAACCCCAAAGAGAGGATGCTGCATTAATATTTCGTATGCTTTTGTCCAGCGGGCAATTCTTCCTGCCCTTGCACTGCTTTTGGCGTACTCAGAGCTTAGCATATAAAGCACTCTCATTACAATTGAAGGTGCTAAAATAGGGACTGATATAAAGATGGCAAAGAGAATACCCAAAACTCTTTTGTCTATGAAAAAACCAAAAAGAAGCATTGAAAACAAAAATGCAAGCCATGCACCTCTTGAAAACGTAAACCCAAGGCAGGCAATCATTGAAATCAACACAACCGCATAATAAATTCTCTTTTTAATATTTTTCTCATAAAGCACATACGGAAGTACAAACGGGATTGACATTGCCAATAAACTTCCAAGGACATTTGGACTTCCTATAATTGAAAACACCCTTGTTCTTATATATGTTTCTCTACTACTATCAATCCAGCTTGAGGGTATTTCAACACCAATAATATACTGATATATGCCATAGATGGATATTATAAACATCATCAAGATAAATATTTTAATAATCCTTTCAAACTGCTTTGCGTCTTTTAAAAGCCACAGTCCGACAAAGAACCATAAGGCATACTCTGCGTATACTCTAAAACCTTCTATTGCTATTCTCATATCAGGCGAATTTTTAAGCAGTAAAAACACACAGACAAGTAAAAAAATCAGAATGTATACGTCTAAAGGAGAAAGTCTCAAACTTGATTGGTTTTTTATAACTGACTTTAAAAGCAGCGCAAAGATAATTATCAAAAATAGCACTTCATCCCATACAGAAGCAAAACTGCTTAATATAGGAAGTTTTCTAAAAAGAAAATCCATAAATGCATAAAGTACAATACCATATATCAGCTTAGATGGCTCTTCTAATGTTATCAATACAAGCAAAAACAGACCAAATGCAAGTATACCTATCTTTAAAGAGAACAGACTACTTAAAATTCCAAGTGTGAGTATCAAAAAAGAGGTGATATATAAAGACTTTTTCTCAACCATCTTTTTTCACCTTTCAAAATCTATTTTTCAAGAAAAAATATCTTTTAAAAATCTGAGAATTATGCTATGTTTTGAAAACTTCTTCTTAGCATCTTGAAGACAGAAGAAATTTAACAGTAGCAGTAGAGTCCACGAAAGTAGACTTTTTATTGAGAGAGCACCTTTTGCAATTTTTCCAACTATAAAGCCAGTGTGAAAGATAAAAACATAAAAAATTAAGAAAAAAACAGGTTTTTCAGTCATAAATCTTGTCTGTTCACGGGCAATCCAAACCAAAAAACTATTTGTCAATAAACTTTTTGAGGAAAATAATATCTGATGTATGCCATTTATAATTTTGCTATAAAAGTTCGAAAGAGCCTTTAAAAAAAGAGGTTGCTGTATGTAGTCGTCTTTTGGCTTTTTTCTTACAAGTTCGAAGACTGCTGAGTATCTTGAAAAATAAAAAAGCTTGGAGACAAGTTCATATATTCTGCTTTCCCTCAGATATCTCGCCAGTAACAGAACCGTTTTGTATGCAAAACTTTCTTTTATCATCTTTTCACCAACCTTATTCTTTTACAACTTTCACTCCAGTTACAACTCCAACAAGTTCTGTAGTTCTTGTCTTTACATAAAATGTCTTTCCAACTCTGACTGTTTGCTTGTCAAGCTTTATTGTTGCTCCTTGCAAGGTTACGTAGCCATAAATAGTAAGATAGACATCTTTCTTATATGGGTGAGTTGCAACAACAACTTTGCCATCTGACGATGTTCTTTCGTATATTCCGTCTTTTATTTGAATGTCCTGAATATATGATTTTGTCAAAGTGTCGCCAGTTACCAAATAATCGTTTTTGTGAAGAGACTGAGCCATAACAGGGTCAGCAAGAGGAATTTTTACATTGATGATTGCCTCGCCAGGCTTGATTTCAACAAATTCATCCTGTGTAGTATCTTCGGATGATTTTGCATGTGATGAAATTTTAGCAAACCCTACCCATGCAATTGCAACAATTAGTATTATCAAAATGAGGTCAACAATGTTAATGATACCAAATAGTCTTCCCTTTTGGTCTACTATTTTCATATCTGTTTCTCCCTCCACAACAATAGTTTATCAAAACCATAGTATTACAAATTATTGAGCTTGGTCAAGAGATTTTAGAATTTTTGTTGACTGAGCTACCAGAAATATTGTATCTTAAGATTTGTAAAAAAAGTTTCAAAAAAATTACTGAGGGACTGAGATAAGATGATAGATATAATTTGTTTTTCAACAACGCCGTGGGATCCAATACCAACACGTAAACAACAGATAATGAAAAGAATGCCACAAAACTGTAGGATATTTTATTTAGACCCACCAGTGACCCTGATAGGTCCATTAAAAGATCCAAGTTTAAGACCTTACCTCACAAGATTTAGAAAGTCTCCAAAAAGAATAAAAGAAAATCTTTTTGTATTTGCTCTACCACCTATCCTCCCTTTTTATAACAAGAAAAGAGCTATAAATAAGTTTAATCAAAAAATGATAGCAACTTTTGTAAAAGAAGTTATTTATCAGAACTTTGGCTTAAAATCGCCTATAATATGGACATACATGCCAAACACTGTTGATGCACTTGAATATCTCTCTTACAGCTTTTTAGTTTACGATTGTATAGACAAGCATTCAGAGTTTCAAGGATTCATTGACAAAGCTTTGGTTGAGAGCATGGAGGATGAGCTTGCTCAAAAGAGTAATGTAGTTTTCACAACAACCCATGGACTATATAAAAAGCTCAAATTATTAAATCCTCACACCTATCTTGTACCAAACGGTGCTGAGTTTGAACATTTTAATATGGCTTCAAATAGGTTACCTGTACCCGATAAGATGAAGAATATTCCCCATCCTATTTTTGGCTTTATAGGTGTCATCCACACATGGATTGACACTCAACTTATAGAATATTTAGCAAAAGAAAAAAAAGAGTGGTCTTTTGTTTTAATAGGACCTGTAGGGGCTGGTGTAAGCGTAGATAATTTAAAGAAACTGAACAATGTTTATTTGCTTGGGAGGATTGATAACAAGGATTTGCCGCAGTATGTCTCTCAATTTGATGTTTGCTTAAACTTATTCAGAACAAACAAGCTTTCAGAGAATGTAAGTCCGTTAAAGTTTTATGAATATTTGGCAACTGGAAAACCAATTGTTTCAACTTCTATACCTCAGGTAGAAGAATTTTCTGATGTTGTATATATTGGCAAAAACTATGATGATATTCTTTCAAAGTGTATTCAAGCTCTACAGGAGGTACAAAATCCTAAAACTGAAAAGATAGAAAAAAGAATAGAGTATGCAAGGCAAACTTCATGGGATAGCAGAGTAGAACAAATTATTGATATACTAAAGAGGGAAGGGATAGCTATTGAATAGCGTATGTGTAATTGGTCTTGGATATGTTGGTCTTCCACTTGCTCTTTCGTTTGCAATGAAAGGTTTCAAAGTCTTTGGTGTTGATAGCAATGAAAAGTTGATTGATGAGCTTAAAAAGGGGGAAACTCACTATTTAGAAAGTTACAATGGGAAAACTATACAGGAGATTTTAAAAGAGCAGCTTGAAAATGGGAACTTTATTCCCGTGGTAAATTACAAACAGGCACTTGAAAATGTAGATAATATAATAGTCACTGTTCCAATACCTGTTTATGGCGGAAAACCATACTTTGATTATCTCATTTCGTGTGCCAAAGAGATAAGCAAAAACTTGAGAAAAAATCAGCTAATACTTTTGCGATCAACCGTCGTTCCGGGTACAACAAGAAATATATTTCTCCCAATATTAGAAGAAAATGGCTTGGAATGTGGAAAGGACTTCTATTTAGCCTATGCTTCTGAGAGGATTGCAGAGGGGAAGGCTTTTGAAGAGTTTGAAAATATGCCAACTGCCCTGGCGGGATTTTGTGAAAATAGCGTAAGAAGAGCTGTTGATTTGATTAAGGTGATTTGCAAGGAAGAGATAGTTATTGCATCTTCGTTTGAAGTTGTTGAGACAGCAAAGGTGATTGAGAATCTGCAAAGGGATATAAATATTGCGATGGTAAACGAGTTTGAGAGATTTACAAAGGCGATGAACCTTGATATATTTGAGGTTATAAAGGTTGCAAACACTCACAAAAGGGTAAATCTCTTATATCCTGGACCTGGGGTTGGAGGATTTTGCATCCCTAATGCATTTTATTACTTAGATGCAAAGGCACAGGAGCTGGGTGTTGAGCTTAAGCTTTCTAAAACGGCAAGAATGTTCAACGAAGGTATTCCTTACTATATATCTGATCTTGTTATGAAGACTATTGAAAAGCACAAATGTTCAAAAAAGGTTGCAGTGCTTGGCATTGCAATGAAAGATTATTCTTCTGACGACAGGCTCAGCCCCGCCGTTGAAATAATTAAAATATTACAATCTCGAGGTGTTGAGGTCAAAGCATTTGACCCTGCGGTAAAAACCGAATATGATTTTAAAGTTGAGAGTTTGCAAGAAGCTTTGAAAGATACACAAATTGTTTTGATTTTAGCAAAGCAACATGGGATGGAGTTTGAAAAAATTTTTGAATATATACCTCCTTCTAAGGCAATAATTATTGACACTCGAAATGTGTTTTCTTACAATGATGCAAGAGAAAGAGGATTTTTACTGGAAAAGATATAAAGGAAAAGAGGTCATGGCAATTTGCCACGACCTCTTTTTTGAATATAGACTTTCAAAATAAAATTTGGGGGGTTTTGCAGATATGATTATATAAAAATTTTTGCAAAAATACAACATTGTCTTGTTATTAATATTGAGCTGTGCTATAATATTGTCGGCTTTGTAAAAAAGCAGAGTCGGAAATCTTCGGTGGAAGGCATAAAAAGCCTTCTTAATTATCCGGCTCGAAGAAAAACCGAATTGAGGGAGGTAAAAAAGATGCCAGTTTTAACCATGAAACAGCTTCTTGAAGCAGGTGTGCATTTCGGTCATCAGACACGCAGATGGAATCCCAAGATGGCTGAGTACATCTTTACTGAAAGAAATGGGATTTATATTATTGACCTTCAGAAGACAGTAAAGAAAATGGACGAAGCTTATGAGTTTGTAAAGTCTCAGGTAGCAGAAGGTAAAATTGTGCTCTTTGTTGGAACAAAAAAGCAAGCTCAAGAGACAATCAAAGAAGAGGCAGAAAGATGCGGTATGTTTTACATCAATCAACGATGGCTTGGTGGACTTTTGACCAACTTCAGAACAATAAAGACAAGAATAGAAAGGTTAAAAGAGCTTCAGCGCATGGAAGAAGACGGCACATTTGATGTTCTGCCCAAAAAAGAAGTAAATCTCTTGAGGAAAGAAAAAGAAAGACTTTTGAAGTATCTTGGTGGAATTCAAAACATGCCACGCATTCCTGATATCCTGTACATTGTTGACCCAAGAAAAGAAAGAAATGCTGTGCTTGAGGCAAGAAAGCTTGGGATTCCAATAGTTGCGATTGTCGATACAAACTGCGACCCTGACGAGATTGATTATGTAATTCCTGGAAATGATGATGCAATCCGTGCTGTAAAGCTCATCACGTCTAAAATTGCTGATGCTGTGATTGAGGGAAGAGAAGGTGAGCAGTTTACACCTGCTACAACTTCTTCTCAAGAAGCTGACAAAGAGATTGAACAAGCTGAAATAGCAGTGGATGATAGTATAGATGAAGAGTGATATGTTTTCTATCAAACATTGTAGGAGGGATTTTTAATGATTACTGCTGATATGGTAAAAGAACTCAGAGAAAAAACAGGTGCTGGTATGATGGACTGCAAAAAGGCTTTAGAAGATGCAGGCGGCGATATGGACAAGGCAATAGAACTTTTGAGAGAAAGAGGCCTTGCAAAGGCTGCAAAGAAGGCTTTGCGTGTTGCGGCAGAGGGTATTGTTGAAAGCTATATCCATGGTAATGGTAGAATTGGTGTTTTGGTAGAGATAAATTGTGAGACAGACTTTGTTGCAAGGAATGAGGAGTTTAGACAATTTGCAAAGGATATTGCTATGCAGATTGCAGCAGCAAATCCAAAATATGTTTCAAGGGAAGAAGTGCCTGTTGATGTAATTGAAAAAGAAAAGGCAATTTTAAGACAGCAGGCTTTGAATGAAGGAAAGCCAGAAAATGTTGTTGACAGAATTGTTGAGGGTAGACTTGAAAAGTTTTTTGAAGAGGTTTGCTTGCTTGAGCAGCCTTGGATTAAAAACCCTGATATGAAGATAAAAGACTTGCTAACAGAAAAAATTGCAAAAATTGGCGAAAATATTGTTATAAGAAGATTTGCAAGATTTGAAAGAGGAGAAGGAATTGAAAAGGCTGCTTCATGTTAAAATTTTAAATATGGCAGAAGGAGGGAACACTATTTTATTGAAAAGTGGTGTTCCCTTTTTTTGAGCAAAAACTCTTGATATGTGAGCATCATTGTTTGTAAAATATTATCGTAAAGAAGGAGAAGATAAAAATGGTTAAGCCAAAATACAAAAGGGTAATATTAAAATTAAGTGGTGAAGCTTTGGGCGGTGAAAAGGGTTTTGGAATTGACTGGCAGGTTGTTGAAACTATCTGTGAAGAGATTGAAAAGGTAAGGGAGCTTGGAGTGGAAGTTGCGATTGTTGTAGGTGGAGGTAACTTCTTCAGAGGAAGAAGTGCTGAACACATAGACAGGGCAACAGCCGACTATATGGGTATGCTCGCAACTGTTATTAATTCACTTGCACTTCAGAGCGTTCTTGAAAAAAGAGGCATTCCGACAAGAGTCCAGAGCGCAATCGAGATGAGACAGATTGCAGAGCCGTACATCCGACGCCGAGCAATTCGCCACTTGGAAAAGGGCAGGGTTGTGATATTCGCATGTGGCACAGGCAATCCTTTCTTCTCAACAGACACTGCAGCAGCCTTGCGTGCTGCTGAGATTGATGCAGAGGCAATACTTCTTGCCAAAAAAGTAGACGGTGTCTATGACAGTGACCCGAAGAAAAATCCAAATGCTAAAAAGTATGACTTTATAACTTACTTAGATGTCATCAATCAGCGACTTGAGGTTATGGACTCGACAGCAACATCTATGTGCATGGACAATGAAATTCCTATTTTGGTGTTTGAACTTGCAAAAGGAAATATTCTCAAGGCTGTGATGGGCGAAAACATAGGAACAATTGTAAATGTAAAGGAGGCAAAGTAAGATGGCAGAACCTATTCAGGTTGCAGAGGAGAAAATGAAAAAGGCAATTGAGACTTTGAAAGAGGAGTTTGCTACGGTCAGGGCAGGAAGAGCAAATCCTCATATTCTGGACAAGGTGATGGTGGACTACTATGGTGTTCCAACTCCCATTCCCCAGGTTGCGAGTATTACTGTTCCTGAAGCGAGAATGATTGTTATTCAGCCATGGGAAGCAAGAATGCTCAAAGAAATTGAAAAAGCCATTCAAAAATCTGACCTTGGAGTAAATCCAACAAATGACGGAAAAGTTATAAGACTTATTTTCCCTGAACTCACAGAAGAAAGAAGAAAAGAGCTTGTAAAACAGGTCAAAAAAATGGCTGAAGATGCAAAGGTGGCAATTAGAAACATAAGAAGAGAGGCGCTTGATGAGTACAAAAAAATGAAAAAGAACAATGAGATTACAGAAGATGACCTCAAAGACGCCGAAGAGGATGTCCAGAAGCTTCACGACAAATACATAGAGCAGATTGAGAAACTTTTGAGTGCAAAGGAAAAAGAGATTATGGAGGTATAGACTTTTGTTTATAACAGTGGGAAATTTTATGGGTTTGGCGGGGCAGCAACCCCGTTATTTTTTTAATCAATAAAAAGGGAGTATGGAGTCAAATGTTAGAATTTTTGAAGAGAGAAAAAATAAAAATAGAAAAAGAAAAGATGCCACAACATATTGCAATCATTATGGATGGAAATGGCAGGTGGGCAAGAAAGAGGGGGCTTCCGCGTTCAGCTGGGCACAGGTTTGGTGCGCAGAAGCTAAAAGAGATAGTTCTTTTTGCTGATGAGATAGGGCTAAAATATCTTACAGTTTACGCTTTTTCGACAGAAAACTGGAAAAGGCCTAAAGAGGAAGTTGAAAATCTTATGAATCTTTTGAGAGAATTCTTTGATACAGAGATAGAAAACCTCATAAACAAGACCCAGATAAGAATCAGGGTTATAGGGGATATTTCAAAGCTTGATAAAGATATTCAAGAGAGAA is drawn from Caldicellulosiruptor diazotrophicus and contains these coding sequences:
- a CDS encoding DUF4330 domain-containing protein, whose translation is MKIVDQKGRLFGIINIVDLILIILIVAIAWVGFAKISSHAKSSEDTTQDEFVEIKPGEAIINVKIPLADPVMAQSLHKNDYLVTGDTLTKSYIQDIQIKDGIYERTSSDGKVVVATHPYKKDVYLTIYGYVTLQGATIKLDKQTVRVGKTFYVKTRTTELVGVVTGVKVVKE
- the tsf gene encoding translation elongation factor Ts, which encodes MITADMVKELREKTGAGMMDCKKALEDAGGDMDKAIELLRERGLAKAAKKALRVAAEGIVESYIHGNGRIGVLVEINCETDFVARNEEFRQFAKDIAMQIAAANPKYVSREEVPVDVIEKEKAILRQQALNEGKPENVVDRIVEGRLEKFFEEVCLLEQPWIKNPDMKIKDLLTEKIAKIGENIVIRRFARFERGEGIEKAASC
- a CDS encoding nucleotide sugar dehydrogenase is translated as MNSVCVIGLGYVGLPLALSFAMKGFKVFGVDSNEKLIDELKKGETHYLESYNGKTIQEILKEQLENGNFIPVVNYKQALENVDNIIVTVPIPVYGGKPYFDYLISCAKEISKNLRKNQLILLRSTVVPGTTRNIFLPILEENGLECGKDFYLAYASERIAEGKAFEEFENMPTALAGFCENSVRRAVDLIKVICKEEIVIASSFEVVETAKVIENLQRDINIAMVNEFERFTKAMNLDIFEVIKVANTHKRVNLLYPGPGVGGFCIPNAFYYLDAKAQELGVELKLSKTARMFNEGIPYYISDLVMKTIEKHKCSKKVAVLGIAMKDYSSDDRLSPAVEIIKILQSRGVEVKAFDPAVKTEYDFKVESLQEALKDTQIVLILAKQHGMEFEKIFEYIPPSKAIIIDTRNVFSYNDARERGFLLEKI
- a CDS encoding glycosyltransferase, encoding MIDIICFSTTPWDPIPTRKQQIMKRMPQNCRIFYLDPPVTLIGPLKDPSLRPYLTRFRKSPKRIKENLFVFALPPILPFYNKKRAINKFNQKMIATFVKEVIYQNFGLKSPIIWTYMPNTVDALEYLSYSFLVYDCIDKHSEFQGFIDKALVESMEDELAQKSNVVFTTTHGLYKKLKLLNPHTYLVPNGAEFEHFNMASNRLPVPDKMKNIPHPIFGFIGVIHTWIDTQLIEYLAKEKKEWSFVLIGPVGAGVSVDNLKKLNNVYLLGRIDNKDLPQYVSQFDVCLNLFRTNKLSENVSPLKFYEYLATGKPIVSTSIPQVEEFSDVVYIGKNYDDILSKCIQALQEVQNPKTEKIEKRIEYARQTSWDSRVEQIIDILKREGIAIE
- the rpsB gene encoding 30S ribosomal protein S2, giving the protein MPVLTMKQLLEAGVHFGHQTRRWNPKMAEYIFTERNGIYIIDLQKTVKKMDEAYEFVKSQVAEGKIVLFVGTKKQAQETIKEEAERCGMFYINQRWLGGLLTNFRTIKTRIERLKELQRMEEDGTFDVLPKKEVNLLRKEKERLLKYLGGIQNMPRIPDILYIVDPRKERNAVLEARKLGIPIVAIVDTNCDPDEIDYVIPGNDDAIRAVKLITSKIADAVIEGREGEQFTPATTSSQEADKEIEQAEIAVDDSIDEE
- a CDS encoding Rqc2 family fibronectin-binding protein, which codes for MPFDGVVLSVLKKELILELVDGKVERIYQPNQFEVNLYIYKLGKTKKLIISANPSLPRIYFTERQKKNPDVAPNFCMILRKNLLGARIIGIYQEGLERILKIEFETKSELGDTEVKYIVFEMMGRHSNIFLIDSNYKIIDAIKRLSFEDSPRPILPGVKYSLPPVLTKKNPTEISFDEFVSFFKSSNKSPENILTDNLSGISKQFAIEVILRAQVFEKSFENANTIKRIFDTLKELLYYIVEKGEILPTLYTEKGNVVDFYAVDLKCYTNYSKKHFENLNSCIDEYYFKKEQYTLFIEKRQYLQKTIEQNIKKLSQKYEQNIQKIQEAKNAEVYKKYGDLILANLFQTKETNRDFIEVIDYYSEDLSVIKIPIEKDKDLKQNAERYYKLYNKLKKAEEYAKSEIIEIEKELEFLQSLEALLEKSQEIEDLLSIEEELEKEGYIKTQAENAGQQKKKENQKSKPHHFISSDGFDIYVGRNNLQNDFLTLRFASSHDIWLHTQKIPGSHVIIRTNNKEVPQTTLVEAALLASYFSKAKHSTKVPVDYTFVKYVKKPPKSKPGFVIYDNFKTIIVDSPENIDNFNKVE
- the frr gene encoding ribosome recycling factor; its protein translation is MAEPIQVAEEKMKKAIETLKEEFATVRAGRANPHILDKVMVDYYGVPTPIPQVASITVPEARMIVIQPWEARMLKEIEKAIQKSDLGVNPTNDGKVIRLIFPELTEERRKELVKQVKKMAEDAKVAIRNIRREALDEYKKMKKNNEITEDDLKDAEEDVQKLHDKYIEQIEKLLSAKEKEIMEV
- a CDS encoding O-antigen ligase family protein — encoded protein: MVEKKSLYITSFLILTLGILSSLFSLKIGILAFGLFLLVLITLEEPSKLIYGIVLYAFMDFLFRKLPILSSFASVWDEVLFLIIIFALLLKSVIKNQSSLRLSPLDVYILIFLLVCVFLLLKNSPDMRIAIEGFRVYAEYALWFFVGLWLLKDAKQFERIIKIFILMMFIISIYGIYQYIIGVEIPSSWIDSSRETYIRTRVFSIIGSPNVLGSLLAMSIPFVLPYVLYEKNIKKRIYYAVVLISMIACLGFTFSRGAWLAFLFSMLLFGFFIDKRVLGILFAIFISVPILAPSIVMRVLYMLSSEYAKSSARAGRIARWTKAYEILMQHPLFGVGFGRFGGAVAKRNIANAFYVDNFYLKSAVEMGIIGVGIMILVFIVGLLLAARTVKHLHSKELKNIASGVLIGLATVLLHNIVENIFEVPMMTTYFWLFLGFLFALKSAEDKNRFFEQNDIYNNGGS
- the pyrH gene encoding UMP kinase, which produces MVKPKYKRVILKLSGEALGGEKGFGIDWQVVETICEEIEKVRELGVEVAIVVGGGNFFRGRSAEHIDRATADYMGMLATVINSLALQSVLEKRGIPTRVQSAIEMRQIAEPYIRRRAIRHLEKGRVVIFACGTGNPFFSTDTAAALRAAEIDAEAILLAKKVDGVYDSDPKKNPNAKKYDFITYLDVINQRLEVMDSTATSMCMDNEIPILVFELAKGNILKAVMGENIGTIVNVKEAK
- a CDS encoding isoprenyl transferase yields the protein MLEFLKREKIKIEKEKMPQHIAIIMDGNGRWARKRGLPRSAGHRFGAQKLKEIVLFADEIGLKYLTVYAFSTENWKRPKEEVENLMNLLREFFDTEIENLINKTQIRIRVIGDISKLDKDIQERIVSAEEKTKDKKGLCVVIALNYGARQEIINAVKNLALDIKSGKIDIGDVDEDLFKKYLYTNDIPDPDLLIRPSGEMRVSNFLLWQISYTEFWFSNVLWPDFKKEHLLKAIEDYQKRERRFGGVK